The Zeugodacus cucurbitae isolate PBARC_wt_2022May chromosome 4, idZeuCucr1.2, whole genome shotgun sequence genome includes the window CATAGCAGCGCTTTGTAGATTTGTTTACACAGTGTACATTTGGAAATCGAAAATAATgtcgttttaaaattaattttgaatttatacatatatatatattttttttttatatatattttatatagtatatacctatatatctatatagatTACATATAGATATGCATATAGATTTGTATTTTCAAGATCACTGCACTGAACGttcaacaaaaatacatacacacatctgtgtatattatatataattgtatgtacatatttgattaGCGACTAACTTATCGTTTTGCGAGCATctgtaaattaaatatgttgcaGAACACAGTACCAATTCTAACCATTCACTGCGAGTAACGTTTGCAAACTGAATTAAAATTCAACAAAGCGCAGCTTTTGAACGCTCCAACGGCTCCGCTTGGAGATGTGATGCTCTCAAGCCGGTCTAATCGAGGCACAGTGGGTTGTGGGTGGACAAAACTGcgttatttatactctcgcaaaaaagtcgctaagagagtataatagttttgttcacatagcggttgGTTGTGTCaagcagaaataaaagagttagaaacCAAAGTCATCAGgctgacgagtagagttgaaatccggtgTGGTCggtgtaagctgtaacttgggtaaaaattgagttatcttaatgacatttggtacacatattccttaacACACtgtggaggttggtattgaaaataggcgaaatcggtcaATTGCCACCccttcaaaatggcgaaaaccgaaaacatataaagtgtcataactaagacataaataaaaaaataagtaacatTTGGTACaagggatcgcactaagaaggggcaCATTTTGATGTATTTTTTTAGGAAAGTGGTCGTGGCTTACTAAGTttttcgtaaactactaaagctatataaaccaagctctctagagtcgtttcttttagccacttcattATACAGTTCAAAAGTGGAAGAAATCGGCTTATAACCATGTCCACTTCATATACaagggttatgttgaaaactattaaaaatgcttaaattcacttaggaaaaacttcagaaacactcAATTTCGCAGAAGAAATGTCAGAAGAAACTgcactaaaatttttttccaattgaaaatgagcgtgacttcgctcacttatgggtcaaaaaccatatctccgaaaacACTTGACCAATCTTAAAGAAATTCGGCTCATAACATTTTCCTGGTGACccaatgaaattttttgaaaatgcggaaaatcggttcacaaccacgcctactttctatgtACCAAAACTtagaagtcgatctgaatcgtttactttacaatataaaaagtaagcactagtgcagatattggaacagaactttgctgaaaatactgcatttatagtgtgacatcgtcattctaaaaatcgtcgaaattggaccataagttttcaaggcaccatatatcgaacacgaggatctcagtgcttctaataaatttttgaacgaaaatataggtcagtctctcagatattttgcagaaaatcagaggtaatatttttttttaaaaatatgtctaGAGCTCGATGAGAATGTGGAATATGAGGAATGCGAATCTGAAATCGATATTACGGATAAGGATAAATCGGTCGATTTTAACCCTAGAAGGGTACGGTTAAATTGTAGGCGCTTATAGGTACCGAtgagtaaattttataaaacaattaacacCATTCAATGCTTGCGGGAGCCGACTTATGACAGAGTGGGACAAGCACTGCTAGTGGCTTGACTTTCAGTGTGGCCAACCTGCTGATTTACGAACAAATCTATTCCGTATGTGAGTAAATTTTACTCACAGTACCCTTCTAGGGTTAATGCGAATGCAAAACAAAAGACAGAGGGAcgtacgaaaaaaaaataaaatataaggttttaaatctttttttgttaaatatcataaattaggtgaaatatattaaaattaaaaaacaatcacTTTCTAgcgtacttttaatttttttgtggcaaAGTCGGTGACGAAATTTGTCCGGCGAATAATAACATATTGGAACCCTTTTCCGCAATCAAATATAAGAACGGACGATTAAAGTAGAATTTCGGTGGCGAAATTTTATTAGCCAAAATGGCGGCGGTGACTGCGGCTGCTTCGGTGCCCTCttcatttacaattattttagtGCTTTGCATGACGTCCTTCACGTACAAACTATTAGACAACGCGTCGAGGTTTACAGTTTTCGGATCGAAAATACTCTTTATGCCCAACTAGGAAGTATTTAGTAAAGAAAGTAATTAATATAGGAAAAACTACAGCtcaactacagtggaacttccctaactcgaatcaccataatccacaaaaaaacttcgagttatagagagttcgagttatggaaggtgatttgtatgaaatttgacttctattgccaatacaagagttcgagttatcgaAAAGATCgaattatagaaattcgagttatggaaattcaactgtatttacaacaatgagctttatatatgtacatactttttcTAGTGAGCCTCTTAGCGGTAATGTGACTGTTGTCTCGAAACGTGGTAAAAACACCCCAACTTCTTGCTCACCAAAAGCTAAATCGTCCTCCTCCAGTTTATTGAATATAGGGCGTACAccaattttttgcaaattttgcaCCACTTGATTGACGGAGATGCCTACAAAGGACACAAaagatttgcatttaatttttcatttataaatgtatgcattttCAACATGTTACACCACCTTTATTCGGTAGTATAGCCAGCATACACAAGCGATTTTCATTGCCGTAAGGCAATTCGAGTACGTGCGCTTGCAGCTCCACCATTCGAGTGTAGTTGAATGGTGTCATTTGGAACATCATCTCAACCTCACCCACCGGCTTGCCATTCATATCATAGAAGGTTTCTGTGCGTGTCTCGCTTTTGTTGAATGGCGACTGCCATTGTCCTTTGAAATACAGCGTGGATGTTAGTAGTAATTTAGTGCCTTCTACAACATATTCATCGAATGCATCCTTTATGAGACCCTTGGTTTCGGTGTTTATGGCattgttaatgaaatttaacgATGTTTGCGTATCGTTGAAATTCAAAGATTGCACTCTGGCATTGTAACAAGTTGTTAGTGTAGTTTTATAATCGTCATTGACCTTCTCGTAAGTGTCATAGTACATTGCTTGTAAACTTTCCACTTGTATTGTCGGTGTTTTGCGCCTATAAGTATGcattttgtagtttttaaaaaattaaattaaatttataaaaaaaaaataaataattataataaataactcCAAACTCACAACAAAAATTGCTGCACCACATTGAATGCCTGTCGTAGCACCTTAGGTTCCACATTTAAGTGCAGCGCTGTGTTCAACTCGTGCAATGTATTCTGCGATGCGACTTCCACCAACAACAGTAAAAGCGCCCATACGGAAAATGGTGAAAAGACAAAGTCATTATCTCCCGCTAGACTGGATATCTCCGTAAAAAGTTCCAAACCAAATTTCTCTGCGCCATCCGCAATGCTGAGGAACTGTGCTCGATTTGTCTGCAGCACCGTACTTGCGTTCTCTAATTTCGAACAATGTTCGCTGGCAGTTAAATGCATTAGGATGCACAAGCTGAACGACAGCAATGCAATGTATGCTGAAAGTGtaagaaagaagaaaattaaaaatgtcaagAAAGCTCGAAT containing:
- the LOC105209646 gene encoding serine protease inhibitor 77Ba-like isoform X3, producing the protein MLLRKAYIALLSFSLCILMHLTASEHCSKLENASTVLQTNRAQFLSIADGAEKFGLELFTEISSLAGDNDFVFSPFSVWALLLLLVEVASQNTLHELNTALHLNVEPKVLRQAFNVVQQFLLRKTPTIQVESLQAMYYDTYEKVNDDYKTTLTTCYNARVQSLNFNDTQTSLNFINNAINTETKGLIKDAFDEYVVEGTKLLLTSTLYFKGQWQSPFNKSETRTETFYDMNGKPVGEVEMMFQMTPFNYTRMVELQAHVLELPYGNENRLCMLAILPNKGISVNQVVQNLQKIGVRPIFNKLEEDDLAFGEQEVGVFLPRFETTVTLPLRGSLEKLGIKSIFDPKTVNLDALSNSLYVKDVMQSTKIIVNEEGTEAAAVTAAILANKISPPKFYFNRPFLYLIAEKGSNMLLFAGQISSPTLPQKN